Below is a genomic region from Marinobacter salarius.
ATCCATGGCGCTCCACGGTTCTGGGAGAGGCCTACAAACCGGCGCCCCGTCTTGTTTGGTTTGCCTGAAACCGGGGCGGGGCCGCTCTGGTTATTCTTTTTCCGGAAGGCTTCCGTCCCCAGACACTGTTGAAAACAGTAACTGCCCCGCCAGCAGCAACAGAACGCCCCCCATCAGCCGGTCCAGCCAATAGCCGAAACGGTTAAATCCCTTGCGGATCTGCGGCAGGGTGAAGAATACCGCCACGGCCATGAACCACAGGCCGGTGGCCACTGCCATATAGACGCCATAAGCCGTTTGAATCGCAATCGGCGTACCCGGGCTGATGATCACGGAAAAGAGTGATACGAAGAACAGCGTGGCTTTCGGGTTCAGGGTATTGGTCAGAAAACCCAGCCGATAGGCCGCGAAACCGCTTTGCCGACCACCGTTTTCCGTTTCGACATGAATGCCGCCGGCTTTCGAGCGCAGGCACTGTATCGCGATCCAGGTGAGGTAGAGGGCGCCAACCACTTTGAGAATACTGAACAGCACCAGTGACTGCTGGATAATCAGGCCAATGCCCAGCAGGGAATACCCCACGTGAATCAGAATTCCCGTGCCAATGCCGAAGGCCGTCAGCAGGGCGTTGCGACGGCTTTGGCACAGCGCCTGGCGAAGCATCACAGCAAAGTCTGGCCCTGGGCTGGCGACGGCCAGGAAATGAACGAGGGCGACGGTGATGAATTCTGGCCAGTAGTTGTGCATACCTTTTATCTCCAGGAAAGCTCCGTTACAGGGCGCCAGTCTAGAAGGCGTGGTTGA
It encodes:
- a CDS encoding LysE family translocator, with protein sequence MHNYWPEFITVALVHFLAVASPGPDFAVMLRQALCQSRRNALLTAFGIGTGILIHVGYSLLGIGLIIQQSLVLFSILKVVGALYLTWIAIQCLRSKAGGIHVETENGGRQSGFAAYRLGFLTNTLNPKATLFFVSLFSVIISPGTPIAIQTAYGVYMAVATGLWFMAVAVFFTLPQIRKGFNRFGYWLDRLMGGVLLLLAGQLLFSTVSGDGSLPEKE